The Antennarius striatus isolate MH-2024 chromosome 23, ASM4005453v1, whole genome shotgun sequence genome has a segment encoding these proteins:
- the LOC137590254 gene encoding type II inositol 3,4-bisphosphate 4-phosphatase-like isoform X6, which yields MKSFGFRTMNEVSKAKTTHLQVEKDEEDEAAHEEQSLPLCDHLHTSVHDKENSPMMRAVLCGQVCKVYRFQTDDHRWLLVREQMSETPLSLTLPKQLLSVLIHEHAGRCVHFHGNVSSSSAQHQTVITFIFRVQEVKELGDLSPHWDGVRHDVISHCNLLIGCYQEMLDELDKLSASFCFKSSRRKSDKHLQFVPTNLHSQRMEVTSPDSPGMWYEVITFGAPADHHQSFKHGGLKRLLNKHRKQGDSCVYFSREESSRAKRLLAGLAQLQPQVFGLAEELLSISLELDAARLQDALNSLTQKTELFAHTLKDELVRNGLLAIHKQDMSSGSHAHSNGLLCDLSANQDAQSSPMLEGVCQWDAEYNEEEWDRAWASVAVSLNYLIAIGDRLQGREPRPQEEWSPEAGQSPAAPSWQEQLVPPVVTLRDCVREAAAKAQASMSFVVLQEAMAATVAQGTEQIIKRRHAVFSQALSAAVCGFLLKLYGGLEDHLFLQQLHSVGILVQFESLLSTYGEEAGVLEDMEVGVADLSSVTFIVTEARTDRPEDLQPALRGAWGSLVVEVPLPSETFEALPWELKEGRLIRVHPVLFSIGINQHQSLAERLGDSSPQQRLNQQSGEQLRGYCHALTDQLPHLAGLQSLPDLLSSLDQSLGTKKRKNVEVLWSAAGVCRAVNGIRLTSCKSAKDRTSMSVTLEQCVLLLDRHALSREHFSRALNAMRSSRLSWGQVLGCYAQSGFRVCALDLGGPPSGPQQSVALKAPRRHLYPVAFLLVTSHLLVLWLIFSLIILLEWYQQS from the exons ATGAAGTCATTTGGTTTCAGGACAATGAATGAGGTCAGCAAGGCAAAGACAACCCATCTGCAGGTGGagaaagatgaggaggatgaagctgcTCATGAAGAACAG AGTCTTCCTCTGTGTGACCATCTCCACACGTCTGTCCATGACAAGGAGAACAGTCCGATGATGAGAGCAG tgttgTGTGGTCAGGTGTGTAAGGTCTACCGCTTCCAGACAGACGATCACAGGTGGCTGCTGGTCCGGGAACAGATGTCAGAGACGCCGCTCTCCCTCACGCTACCTAAGCAGCTACTGAGCGTGCTCATACATGAGCACGCCGGCAGGTGTGTGCATTTTCATGGTAACGTGTCAAGTTCCTCTGCGCAACACCAGACTGTAATCACCTTCATCTTCAGGGTCCAGGAAGTGAAGGAGCTCGGTGACCTTTCACCCCACTGGGATGGGGTCCGCCACGATGTCATCAGCCACTGTaacctcctgattggctgctacCAGGAGATGCTGGATGAGCTTGACAAACTGTCAG CATCTTTCTGTTTCAAGTCGAGCCGGAGGAAGTCCGACAAACACCTTCAGTTTGTTCCAACCAACCTGCACTCACAGAGGATGGAGGTCACCAGTCcggacagtccag gtaTGTGGTATGAGGTCATCACATTCGGTGCGCCAGCTGATCACCACCAGTCCTTTAAACATGGCGGACTGAAGAGACTCCTGAACAAACACAGGAAGCAGGGCGACAG CTGTGTCTATTTCTCGCGGGAGGAGAGCTCCAGGGCAAAGAGGCTGCTGGCCGGCCTGGCCCAGCTGCAGCCTCAGGTCTTTGGGTTGGCTGAGGAGCTGCTGTCCATCTCTCTGGAGCTGGACGCCGCCCGGCTGCAGGACGCTCTCAACAGCCTGACCCAAAAG ACGGAACTGTTTGCTCACACCCTCAAAGACGAGCTGGTCAGAAACGGACTTTTGGCAATCCACAAACAGGACATGTCCAGCGGCAGCCACGCCCACAGCAACGGGCTGCTCTGTGacctgtcagccaatcaggacgcgCAAAGCTCACCGATGCTGGAAGGAGTCTGCCAATGGGATGCGGAGTACAACGAAGAGGAATGG gacaggGCTTGGGCCAGTGTTGCCGTTAGCCTCAACTACCTCATTGCCATCGGTGACCGGCTGCAGGGTCGGGAACCCCGCCCACAGGAGGAGTGGTCACCAGAAGCCGGCCAGTCTCCTGCAGCTCCCTCCTGGCAGGAGCAACTTGTCCCCCCTGTAGTCACTCTGAGGGACTGCGTGCGTGAGGCAGCGGCGAAGGCACAGGCCTCCATGAGCTTCGTCGTCCTTCAGGAGGCAATGGCGGCAACTGTTGCCCAGGGAACTGAGCAGATCATAAAGAGACGCCACGCTGTCTTCAGCCAGGCG CtgtcagcagctgtgtgtggCTTCCTGTTGAAGCTGTATGGAGGTCTGGAGGATCATctgttcctgcagcagctgcattcAGTCGGCATCCTGGTTCAGTTTGAAAGCCTGCTAAGCACctatg GTGAGGAGGCGGGTGTgctggaggacatggaggtgGGCGTGGCTGACCTGAGCAGCGTCACGTTTATAGTCACGGAGGCGAGAACGGATCGACCAGAGGACCTGCAGCCGGCCCTGAGAGGGGCatg GGGAAGTTTGGTTGTTGAGGTCCCATTGCCATCAGAGACCTTTGAAGCGTTGCCATGGGAACTGAAAGAGGGGCGTTTGATCCGGGTCCATCCTGTTCTGTTCAGCATCGGAATAAACCAACACCAGAGTCTGGCTGagag GCTTGGTGACAGCTCCCCGCAGCAGAGGTTGAACCAGCAGAGCGGTGAGCAACTCCGGGGTTACTGCCACGCCCTGACGGACCAGCTGCCCCACCTTG CTGGTCTCCAGTCTCTGCCGGACCTGCTGTCCTCCCTGGACCAGAGTTTAGGAaccaagaagaggaagaacgtGGAGGTCCTCTGGAGTGCTGCAGGG GTGTGCCGGGCGGTGAACGGCATCCGACTGACCAGCTGTAAGAGCGCCAAAGACCGGACGTCCATGTCGGTGACGCTGGAGCAGTGcgtgctgctgctggacagaCACGCCCTCAGCCGGGAGCACTTCAGCAGGGCGCTGAACgccatgaggag TTCTCGTCTTTCCTGGGGCCAGGTTCTGGGATGCTATGCCCAGTCTGGGTTCAGGGTCTGTGCTTTGGACCTGGGGGGGCCTCCCTCCGGGCCCCAGCAGTCTGTGGCCCTTAAAGCCCCGAGGCGCCACCTGTACCCGGTGGCCTTCCTCCTGGTGACATCCCACCTGCTGGTTCTTTGGCTCATCTTCAGCCTGATCATCCTGCTGGAATGGTACCAGCAGAGCTGA
- the LOC137590254 gene encoding type II inositol 3,4-bisphosphate 4-phosphatase-like isoform X8: MKSFGFRTMNEVSKAKTTHLQVEKDEEDEAAHEEQSLPLCDHLHTSVHDKENSPMMRAVLCGQVCKVYRFQTDDHRWLLVREQMSETPLSLTLPKQLLSVLIHEHAGRVQEVKELGDLSPHWDGVRHDVISHCNLLIGCYQEMLDELDKLSASFCFKSSRRKSDKHLQFVPTNLHSQRMEVTSPDSPGMWYEVITFGAPADHHQSFKHGGLKRLLNKHRKQGDSCVYFSREESSRAKRLLAGLAQLQPQVFGLAEELLSISLELDAARLQDALNSLTQKTELFAHTLKDELVRNGLLAIHKQDMSSGSHAHSNGLLCDLSANQDAQSSPMLEGVCQWDAEYNEEEWDRAWASVAVSLNYLIAIGDRLQGREPRPQEEWSPEAGQSPAAPSWQEQLVPPVVTLRDCVREAAAKAQASMSFVVLQEAMAATVAQGTEQIIKRRHAVFSQALSAAVCGFLLKLYGGLEDHLFLQQLHSVGILVQFESLLSTYGEEAGVLEDMEVGVADLSSVTFIVTEARTDRPEDLQPALRGAWGSLVVEVPLPSETFEALPWELKEGRLIRVHPVLFSIGINQHQSLAERLGDSSPQQRLNQQSGEQLRGYCHALTDQLPHLAGLQSLPDLLSSLDQSLGTKKRKNVEVLWSAAGVCRAVNGIRLTSCKSAKDRTSMSVTLEQCVLLLDRHALSREHFSRALNAMRSSRLSWGQVLGCYAQSGFRVCALDLGGPPSGPQQSVALKAPRRHLYPVAFLLVTSHLLVLWLIFSLIILLEWYQQS; encoded by the exons ATGAAGTCATTTGGTTTCAGGACAATGAATGAGGTCAGCAAGGCAAAGACAACCCATCTGCAGGTGGagaaagatgaggaggatgaagctgcTCATGAAGAACAG AGTCTTCCTCTGTGTGACCATCTCCACACGTCTGTCCATGACAAGGAGAACAGTCCGATGATGAGAGCAG tgttgTGTGGTCAGGTGTGTAAGGTCTACCGCTTCCAGACAGACGATCACAGGTGGCTGCTGGTCCGGGAACAGATGTCAGAGACGCCGCTCTCCCTCACGCTACCTAAGCAGCTACTGAGCGTGCTCATACATGAGCACGCCGGCAG GGTCCAGGAAGTGAAGGAGCTCGGTGACCTTTCACCCCACTGGGATGGGGTCCGCCACGATGTCATCAGCCACTGTaacctcctgattggctgctacCAGGAGATGCTGGATGAGCTTGACAAACTGTCAG CATCTTTCTGTTTCAAGTCGAGCCGGAGGAAGTCCGACAAACACCTTCAGTTTGTTCCAACCAACCTGCACTCACAGAGGATGGAGGTCACCAGTCcggacagtccag gtaTGTGGTATGAGGTCATCACATTCGGTGCGCCAGCTGATCACCACCAGTCCTTTAAACATGGCGGACTGAAGAGACTCCTGAACAAACACAGGAAGCAGGGCGACAG CTGTGTCTATTTCTCGCGGGAGGAGAGCTCCAGGGCAAAGAGGCTGCTGGCCGGCCTGGCCCAGCTGCAGCCTCAGGTCTTTGGGTTGGCTGAGGAGCTGCTGTCCATCTCTCTGGAGCTGGACGCCGCCCGGCTGCAGGACGCTCTCAACAGCCTGACCCAAAAG ACGGAACTGTTTGCTCACACCCTCAAAGACGAGCTGGTCAGAAACGGACTTTTGGCAATCCACAAACAGGACATGTCCAGCGGCAGCCACGCCCACAGCAACGGGCTGCTCTGTGacctgtcagccaatcaggacgcgCAAAGCTCACCGATGCTGGAAGGAGTCTGCCAATGGGATGCGGAGTACAACGAAGAGGAATGG gacaggGCTTGGGCCAGTGTTGCCGTTAGCCTCAACTACCTCATTGCCATCGGTGACCGGCTGCAGGGTCGGGAACCCCGCCCACAGGAGGAGTGGTCACCAGAAGCCGGCCAGTCTCCTGCAGCTCCCTCCTGGCAGGAGCAACTTGTCCCCCCTGTAGTCACTCTGAGGGACTGCGTGCGTGAGGCAGCGGCGAAGGCACAGGCCTCCATGAGCTTCGTCGTCCTTCAGGAGGCAATGGCGGCAACTGTTGCCCAGGGAACTGAGCAGATCATAAAGAGACGCCACGCTGTCTTCAGCCAGGCG CtgtcagcagctgtgtgtggCTTCCTGTTGAAGCTGTATGGAGGTCTGGAGGATCATctgttcctgcagcagctgcattcAGTCGGCATCCTGGTTCAGTTTGAAAGCCTGCTAAGCACctatg GTGAGGAGGCGGGTGTgctggaggacatggaggtgGGCGTGGCTGACCTGAGCAGCGTCACGTTTATAGTCACGGAGGCGAGAACGGATCGACCAGAGGACCTGCAGCCGGCCCTGAGAGGGGCatg GGGAAGTTTGGTTGTTGAGGTCCCATTGCCATCAGAGACCTTTGAAGCGTTGCCATGGGAACTGAAAGAGGGGCGTTTGATCCGGGTCCATCCTGTTCTGTTCAGCATCGGAATAAACCAACACCAGAGTCTGGCTGagag GCTTGGTGACAGCTCCCCGCAGCAGAGGTTGAACCAGCAGAGCGGTGAGCAACTCCGGGGTTACTGCCACGCCCTGACGGACCAGCTGCCCCACCTTG CTGGTCTCCAGTCTCTGCCGGACCTGCTGTCCTCCCTGGACCAGAGTTTAGGAaccaagaagaggaagaacgtGGAGGTCCTCTGGAGTGCTGCAGGG GTGTGCCGGGCGGTGAACGGCATCCGACTGACCAGCTGTAAGAGCGCCAAAGACCGGACGTCCATGTCGGTGACGCTGGAGCAGTGcgtgctgctgctggacagaCACGCCCTCAGCCGGGAGCACTTCAGCAGGGCGCTGAACgccatgaggag TTCTCGTCTTTCCTGGGGCCAGGTTCTGGGATGCTATGCCCAGTCTGGGTTCAGGGTCTGTGCTTTGGACCTGGGGGGGCCTCCCTCCGGGCCCCAGCAGTCTGTGGCCCTTAAAGCCCCGAGGCGCCACCTGTACCCGGTGGCCTTCCTCCTGGTGACATCCCACCTGCTGGTTCTTTGGCTCATCTTCAGCCTGATCATCCTGCTGGAATGGTACCAGCAGAGCTGA
- the LOC137590254 gene encoding type II inositol 3,4-bisphosphate 4-phosphatase-like isoform X3 has product MKSFGFRTMNEVSKAKTTHLQVEKDEEDEAAHEEQSLPLCDHLHTSVHDKENSPMMRAVLCGQVCKVYRFQTDDHRWLLVREQMSETPLSLTLPKQLLSVLIHEHAGRCVHFHGNVSSSSAQHQTVITFIFRVQEVKELGDLSPHWDGVRHDVISHCNLLIGCYQEMLDELDKLSASFCFKSSRRKSDKHLQFVPTNLHSQRMEVTSPDSPGMWYEVITFGAPADHHQSFKHGGLKRLLNKHRKQGDSCVYFSREESSRAKRLLAGLAQLQPQVFGLAEELLSISLELDAARLQDALNSLTQKTELFAHTLKDELVRNGLLAIHKQDMSSGSHAHSNGLLCDLSANQDAQSSPMLEGVCQWDAEYNEEEWGREPRPQEEWSPEAGQSPAAPSWQEQLVPPVVTLRDCVREAAAKAQASMSFVVLQEAMAATVAQGTEQIIKRRHAVFSQALSAAVCGFLLKLYGGLEDHLFLQQLHSVGILVQFESLLSTYGEEAGVLEDMEVGVADLSSVTFIVTEARTDRPEDLQPALRGAWGSLVVEVPLPSETFEALPWELKEGRLIRVHPVLFSIGINQHQSLAERLGDSSPQQRLNQQSGEQLRGYCHALTDQLPHLAGLQSLPDLLSSLDQSLGTKKRKNVEVLWSAAGVCRAVNGIRLTSCKSAKDRTSMSVTLEQCVLLLDRHALSREHFSRALNAMRSSRLSWGQVLGCYAQSGFRVCALDLGGPPSGPQQSVALKAPRRHLYPVAFLLVTSHLLVLWLIFSLIILLECDGCRMENVQKNMGCRKFSFSSVQLLTFPKLYRPPEGSFG; this is encoded by the exons ATGAAGTCATTTGGTTTCAGGACAATGAATGAGGTCAGCAAGGCAAAGACAACCCATCTGCAGGTGGagaaagatgaggaggatgaagctgcTCATGAAGAACAG AGTCTTCCTCTGTGTGACCATCTCCACACGTCTGTCCATGACAAGGAGAACAGTCCGATGATGAGAGCAG tgttgTGTGGTCAGGTGTGTAAGGTCTACCGCTTCCAGACAGACGATCACAGGTGGCTGCTGGTCCGGGAACAGATGTCAGAGACGCCGCTCTCCCTCACGCTACCTAAGCAGCTACTGAGCGTGCTCATACATGAGCACGCCGGCAGGTGTGTGCATTTTCATGGTAACGTGTCAAGTTCCTCTGCGCAACACCAGACTGTAATCACCTTCATCTTCAGGGTCCAGGAAGTGAAGGAGCTCGGTGACCTTTCACCCCACTGGGATGGGGTCCGCCACGATGTCATCAGCCACTGTaacctcctgattggctgctacCAGGAGATGCTGGATGAGCTTGACAAACTGTCAG CATCTTTCTGTTTCAAGTCGAGCCGGAGGAAGTCCGACAAACACCTTCAGTTTGTTCCAACCAACCTGCACTCACAGAGGATGGAGGTCACCAGTCcggacagtccag gtaTGTGGTATGAGGTCATCACATTCGGTGCGCCAGCTGATCACCACCAGTCCTTTAAACATGGCGGACTGAAGAGACTCCTGAACAAACACAGGAAGCAGGGCGACAG CTGTGTCTATTTCTCGCGGGAGGAGAGCTCCAGGGCAAAGAGGCTGCTGGCCGGCCTGGCCCAGCTGCAGCCTCAGGTCTTTGGGTTGGCTGAGGAGCTGCTGTCCATCTCTCTGGAGCTGGACGCCGCCCGGCTGCAGGACGCTCTCAACAGCCTGACCCAAAAG ACGGAACTGTTTGCTCACACCCTCAAAGACGAGCTGGTCAGAAACGGACTTTTGGCAATCCACAAACAGGACATGTCCAGCGGCAGCCACGCCCACAGCAACGGGCTGCTCTGTGacctgtcagccaatcaggacgcgCAAAGCTCACCGATGCTGGAAGGAGTCTGCCAATGGGATGCGGAGTACAACGAAGAGGAATGG GGTCGGGAACCCCGCCCACAGGAGGAGTGGTCACCAGAAGCCGGCCAGTCTCCTGCAGCTCCCTCCTGGCAGGAGCAACTTGTCCCCCCTGTAGTCACTCTGAGGGACTGCGTGCGTGAGGCAGCGGCGAAGGCACAGGCCTCCATGAGCTTCGTCGTCCTTCAGGAGGCAATGGCGGCAACTGTTGCCCAGGGAACTGAGCAGATCATAAAGAGACGCCACGCTGTCTTCAGCCAGGCG CtgtcagcagctgtgtgtggCTTCCTGTTGAAGCTGTATGGAGGTCTGGAGGATCATctgttcctgcagcagctgcattcAGTCGGCATCCTGGTTCAGTTTGAAAGCCTGCTAAGCACctatg GTGAGGAGGCGGGTGTgctggaggacatggaggtgGGCGTGGCTGACCTGAGCAGCGTCACGTTTATAGTCACGGAGGCGAGAACGGATCGACCAGAGGACCTGCAGCCGGCCCTGAGAGGGGCatg GGGAAGTTTGGTTGTTGAGGTCCCATTGCCATCAGAGACCTTTGAAGCGTTGCCATGGGAACTGAAAGAGGGGCGTTTGATCCGGGTCCATCCTGTTCTGTTCAGCATCGGAATAAACCAACACCAGAGTCTGGCTGagag GCTTGGTGACAGCTCCCCGCAGCAGAGGTTGAACCAGCAGAGCGGTGAGCAACTCCGGGGTTACTGCCACGCCCTGACGGACCAGCTGCCCCACCTTG CTGGTCTCCAGTCTCTGCCGGACCTGCTGTCCTCCCTGGACCAGAGTTTAGGAaccaagaagaggaagaacgtGGAGGTCCTCTGGAGTGCTGCAGGG GTGTGCCGGGCGGTGAACGGCATCCGACTGACCAGCTGTAAGAGCGCCAAAGACCGGACGTCCATGTCGGTGACGCTGGAGCAGTGcgtgctgctgctggacagaCACGCCCTCAGCCGGGAGCACTTCAGCAGGGCGCTGAACgccatgaggag TTCTCGTCTTTCCTGGGGCCAGGTTCTGGGATGCTATGCCCAGTCTGGGTTCAGGGTCTGTGCTTTGGACCTGGGGGGGCCTCCCTCCGGGCCCCAGCAGTCTGTGGCCCTTAAAGCCCCGAGGCGCCACCTGTACCCGGTGGCCTTCCTCCTGGTGACATCCCACCTGCTGGTTCTTTGGCTCATCTTCAGCCTGATCATCCTGCTGGAATG TGATGGCTGCAGGATGGAGAACGTGCAGAAGAACATGGGCTGCAGGAAGTTCTCCTTCAGCAGCGTCCAGCTCCTCACCTTCCCCAAACTGTACCGGCCTCCAGAGGGCAGCTTCGGATAG
- the LOC137590254 gene encoding type II inositol 3,4-bisphosphate 4-phosphatase-like isoform X7 — MKSFGFRTMNEVSKAKTTHLQVEKDEEDEAAHEEQSLPLCDHLHTSVHDKENSPMMRAVLCGQVCKVYRFQTDDHRWLLVREQMSETPLSLTLPKQLLSVLIHEHAGRCVHFHGNVSSSSAQHQTVITFIFRVQEVKELGDLSPHWDGVRHDVISHCNLLIGCYQEMLDELDKLSASFCFKSSRRKSDKHLQFVPTNLHSQRMEVTSPDSPGMWYEVITFGAPADHHQSFKHGGLKRLLNKHRKQGDSCVYFSREESSRAKRLLAGLAQLQPQVFGLAEELLSISLELDAARLQDALNSLTQKTELFAHTLKDELVRNGLLAIHKQDMSSGSHAHSNGLLCDLSANQDAQSSPMLEGVCQWDAEYNEEEWDRAWASVAVSLNYLIAIGDRLQGREPRPQEEWSPEAGQSPAAPSWQEQLVPPVVTLRDCVREAAAKAQASMSFVVLQEAMAATVAQGTEQIIKRRHAVFSQALSAAVCGFLLKLYGGLEDHLFLQQLHSVGILVQFESLLSTYGEEAGVLEDMEVGVADLSSVTFIVTEARTDRPEDLQPALRGAWGSLVVEVPLPSETFEALPWELKEGRLIRVHPVLFSIGINQHQSLAERLGDSSPQQRLNQQSGEQLRGYCHALTDQLPHLAGLQSLPDLLSSLDQSLGTKKRKNVEVLWSAAGVCRAVNGIRLTSCKSAKDRTSMSVTLEQCVLLLDRHALSREHFSRALNAMRSDGCRMENVQKNMGCRKFSFSSVQLLTFPKLYRPPEGSFG; from the exons ATGAAGTCATTTGGTTTCAGGACAATGAATGAGGTCAGCAAGGCAAAGACAACCCATCTGCAGGTGGagaaagatgaggaggatgaagctgcTCATGAAGAACAG AGTCTTCCTCTGTGTGACCATCTCCACACGTCTGTCCATGACAAGGAGAACAGTCCGATGATGAGAGCAG tgttgTGTGGTCAGGTGTGTAAGGTCTACCGCTTCCAGACAGACGATCACAGGTGGCTGCTGGTCCGGGAACAGATGTCAGAGACGCCGCTCTCCCTCACGCTACCTAAGCAGCTACTGAGCGTGCTCATACATGAGCACGCCGGCAGGTGTGTGCATTTTCATGGTAACGTGTCAAGTTCCTCTGCGCAACACCAGACTGTAATCACCTTCATCTTCAGGGTCCAGGAAGTGAAGGAGCTCGGTGACCTTTCACCCCACTGGGATGGGGTCCGCCACGATGTCATCAGCCACTGTaacctcctgattggctgctacCAGGAGATGCTGGATGAGCTTGACAAACTGTCAG CATCTTTCTGTTTCAAGTCGAGCCGGAGGAAGTCCGACAAACACCTTCAGTTTGTTCCAACCAACCTGCACTCACAGAGGATGGAGGTCACCAGTCcggacagtccag gtaTGTGGTATGAGGTCATCACATTCGGTGCGCCAGCTGATCACCACCAGTCCTTTAAACATGGCGGACTGAAGAGACTCCTGAACAAACACAGGAAGCAGGGCGACAG CTGTGTCTATTTCTCGCGGGAGGAGAGCTCCAGGGCAAAGAGGCTGCTGGCCGGCCTGGCCCAGCTGCAGCCTCAGGTCTTTGGGTTGGCTGAGGAGCTGCTGTCCATCTCTCTGGAGCTGGACGCCGCCCGGCTGCAGGACGCTCTCAACAGCCTGACCCAAAAG ACGGAACTGTTTGCTCACACCCTCAAAGACGAGCTGGTCAGAAACGGACTTTTGGCAATCCACAAACAGGACATGTCCAGCGGCAGCCACGCCCACAGCAACGGGCTGCTCTGTGacctgtcagccaatcaggacgcgCAAAGCTCACCGATGCTGGAAGGAGTCTGCCAATGGGATGCGGAGTACAACGAAGAGGAATGG gacaggGCTTGGGCCAGTGTTGCCGTTAGCCTCAACTACCTCATTGCCATCGGTGACCGGCTGCAGGGTCGGGAACCCCGCCCACAGGAGGAGTGGTCACCAGAAGCCGGCCAGTCTCCTGCAGCTCCCTCCTGGCAGGAGCAACTTGTCCCCCCTGTAGTCACTCTGAGGGACTGCGTGCGTGAGGCAGCGGCGAAGGCACAGGCCTCCATGAGCTTCGTCGTCCTTCAGGAGGCAATGGCGGCAACTGTTGCCCAGGGAACTGAGCAGATCATAAAGAGACGCCACGCTGTCTTCAGCCAGGCG CtgtcagcagctgtgtgtggCTTCCTGTTGAAGCTGTATGGAGGTCTGGAGGATCATctgttcctgcagcagctgcattcAGTCGGCATCCTGGTTCAGTTTGAAAGCCTGCTAAGCACctatg GTGAGGAGGCGGGTGTgctggaggacatggaggtgGGCGTGGCTGACCTGAGCAGCGTCACGTTTATAGTCACGGAGGCGAGAACGGATCGACCAGAGGACCTGCAGCCGGCCCTGAGAGGGGCatg GGGAAGTTTGGTTGTTGAGGTCCCATTGCCATCAGAGACCTTTGAAGCGTTGCCATGGGAACTGAAAGAGGGGCGTTTGATCCGGGTCCATCCTGTTCTGTTCAGCATCGGAATAAACCAACACCAGAGTCTGGCTGagag GCTTGGTGACAGCTCCCCGCAGCAGAGGTTGAACCAGCAGAGCGGTGAGCAACTCCGGGGTTACTGCCACGCCCTGACGGACCAGCTGCCCCACCTTG CTGGTCTCCAGTCTCTGCCGGACCTGCTGTCCTCCCTGGACCAGAGTTTAGGAaccaagaagaggaagaacgtGGAGGTCCTCTGGAGTGCTGCAGGG GTGTGCCGGGCGGTGAACGGCATCCGACTGACCAGCTGTAAGAGCGCCAAAGACCGGACGTCCATGTCGGTGACGCTGGAGCAGTGcgtgctgctgctggacagaCACGCCCTCAGCCGGGAGCACTTCAGCAGGGCGCTGAACgccatgaggag TGATGGCTGCAGGATGGAGAACGTGCAGAAGAACATGGGCTGCAGGAAGTTCTCCTTCAGCAGCGTCCAGCTCCTCACCTTCCCCAAACTGTACCGGCCTCCAGAGGGCAGCTTCGGATAG